AGAAGCTATTTATTTTTAGTGCATGTTTTAGCGGTCCGGCAAGGACTGCTCTGTTCCAAAAGTCTTTTCAACGAGATGGTTGAATTCAGGCACAAAAGGCTGCAGAGAGTTGCCTTTCCAGCTTTCCTGCGCATAATTGTTCATTTTGTTCAAGAAATCTCTATTCGCCGAAATATAGACATCAAGCACAGTGGGTTGAAGTGTTCGGATTTTCTCGGCAATCTGCTGCTTAAAGCGATGGGCTAACAAATCGTGGTGAATAGCAGTTTCATAATTGTTCACACCGGTATTCAGACTGTTCGAGTCGATTGCATCCGTATCCGGAGCCTGCAGATTATAAATTCCGCGCGTTGTTCCTTGATTACCGGTTTCTTTAACAGTCCCTTTGGTGCCAGTAGCTGTGTTGTCCATCATTAAAGCTACATAGGCATACTGATCGGTCGTCATAACAATCGCCGTATTCACTCCGTTGATCGAGTTCACTTGATTTGATAAAAATTGACTGTACTCCAGCTTCTTGTTGTTGTGTGAAACAGGACCATACAATTGCTGCGTTTGATAGGCGCGGTTCATTTGAGTGTCTTTACTACTGGTAGCGCTGTAATTGGTGTTCTCCAAGCTTTTGCCATACTCTCTGCCATTTTCGGTACAGCCTGAAAGAAGAAGAATTGAGAATAGCATTCCACAAATCGGAAATCCTAATTTCCTGAGCATACAAAAACCTCCTAGTCACATGAGTGATGCTCTTAGGATGGGATATTCGGCATGATTTATTCTCTAAGCTTTCTAGCATTTCATGCATAAAGAGGAGGGGGAATGGAAATAACCATGTAGAGAAAACATGCGTCAGCAAAGCCTTTTAAGAACAATTTGTGAACTTCTCTACAGCGATTGACAAAAACTTTTCACGAATTTATAGTTAATAAAGTGTGATTTGGGTTGATTGACATGTGCATGGCATTTGTGGTAAAAATATTGGTTTGAAAAGTGGGGTTGATACAATGAGTCGATGGAAAAAGTTATGGCGTCTAATACCCCTTTTTTGCGGTAATGACGTTCCTGCTAACGGGGTGTGGAGACCCAACCCTGTCTGCTTTGAAGCCTAAAGGGCCTGTCGCCGAAGAGCAGCTTTTCTTAATGAAATTAAGTCTCTTTATCATGATTTTTGTCGTAATTGTCGTATTTGCAATTTATTTGTATGTTTTGGTCCGTTACCGCAAGCGTAAGGGTGACGAAAGCATACCAAAGCAAGTGGAAGGCAACCACGTACTGGAGATTATCTGGACAGTAGTTCCGATTTTGTTACTTCTCGTGCTTGCAGTTCCAACCGTTTCGTACACATTCAAGCATTCAGCTAACCACACAAAGGACAAGGACGCCATTCATGTAAAAGTGACCGCTCACCAGTTCTGGTGGCAGTTCGAATATCCTGATTATCAAATTGCGACAGCTCAGGAATTGGTTATTCCTTCGAATAAAACAATCGCATTTGAATTGGTATCGGCAGATGTCAGCCATGCATTCTGGGTACCATCTCTTGGCGGTAAAATTGATACAAACCCTGGTATTTCCAACACACTTTATTTGCAAGCTGATGAAATCAACACGTTCCAAGGTAGATGTACAGAGCTGTGCGGAGCTTCTCACGCCTTGATGAACTTCACAGTCGTTTCCAAAAGCGAAGCAGACTTCAACACTTGGGTTGAAGAGATGAAGAAGCCTGCTACAGTGCCAGCTTCGGCGGCTAAAGGCGAAGAGCTTTTCAAAGAAAACTGCATGAGCTGTCACGCTGTTAATGCTAGCGGCCCAGGAGTTGCTCCTAACCTCAAAGGCTTTGCTAACCGCAGCACGCTTGCTGGTATTCTGGAACATACGCCAGAAAACATGGAGAAATGGGTACATAATCCTCAAGCACAAAAGCCGGGTAACAAAATGCCTGCATTCGGTAAAGAAGCCGGCGGTAAATTAGATGACGCTCAAATCAAAGATATCGTTCAATATTTACAGACATTGAAATAACGCGGGATAAAGGAGGTAAATACGTTGGCTCACTCTCACACAGCTAAAAGATACAGCGGACTTATGGATTGGCTCACGACAGTTGACCATAAGAAAATCGGAATCCTGTATTTGATAGCGGGCGGCTTCTTCTTCCTCGTCGGAGGACTGGAAGCGATTCTGATTCGGATCCAGCTCGCGTACCCTGATCAGCATATTTTCATCGGGGACACTTTTAACCAATTAACAACCATGCACGGTACAACGATGATCTTTTTCGCAGCGATGCCGGTCATCTTTGCCTTCATGAATGCGATTGTACCGCTTCAAATCGGTGCTCGCGACGTAGCGTTCCCATTCGTCAACGCACTTGGCTTCTGGTTGTTCTTTGCGGGTGGCGTACTTATGAATACCAGCTGGTTCTTGGGCGGTGCGCCTGATGCCGGTTGGACGGGTTATGCGCCATTGTCAACGATTACTAGCAGCGACATGGCTAGAACTTTGCAAGACAATATTCAAGGTACTGACTTCTATGTTCTCGGTCTGCAAATTGCAGGTATCGGTACCCTGATCGGTGGTATTAACTTCCTGGTAACGATCATTAACATGCGTGCGCCAGGTATGACGTACATGCGTATGCCGATGTTTACGTGGACGGCATTCATCACATCAGGTCTGATTGTTCTTGCTTTCCCGGCAATTACAGTTGCACTTGTTGAGCTTATGTTTGACCGTGTGTTCGGCGGAGCGTTCTTCGATGCCGCACGTGGCGGTAACAACGTACTTTGGGAGCACTTGTTCTGGATCTTCGGTCACCCCGAAGTTTACATTCTTATTCTTCCTGCTTTCGGTATTATCTCTGAGATCGTATCTACGTTCTCCAAAAAGCGTCTGTTCGGTTATAGTTCCATGGTGTTCGCGACTGTATTGATCGGTTTCTTGGGCTTCATGGTTTGGGTTCACCATATGTTTACAACAGGCTTGGGTCCGGTTGCCAACTCGATCTTCGCCATTGCTACAATGGCGATCGCGGTTCCTACCGGGGTGAAAATCTTTAACTGGTTGTTCACTCTGTGGGGCGGACAAATTCGTTTCACAACTGCTAATGTTTTTGCAACAGCTTTCATCCCAACATTCGTTATGGGTGGAACTACCGGGGTTATGCTTGCGATTCCTGCAGCAGACTTTCAATATCACGATACGTATTTCGTTGTAGCTCACTTCCACTATGTTATCGTGGGCGGTTTGGTACTTGGCTTGTTCTCCGGTCTTTACTACTGGTGGCCAAAAATGTTCGGCCGTATGCTCAGCGAGAAGTTGGGTAAGCTTCACTTCTGGTTATTCTTTATCGGCTTCCATTTAACATTCTTCCCTCAGCATTTCTTGGGTCTGATGGGTATGCCTCGTCGGGTATTTACATACCAGCCAGGACATGATCTGGAAGTAGGTAACTTGGTAAGTACAGTTGGTGCCTTCTTTATGGGACTCGGTACGATCGTGTTTATCATCAACATTATTGCTACAGCGACTAAAGCGAAGAGCGCAGTTGCAGATCCATGGGATGGTCGTACACTAGAGTGGGCGATTCCTTCGCCAGCTCCTGAGTATAACTTTAAACAAACTCCATTGATCCGTGCGATCGATCCGCTTTGGAAAGAGAAAATGGCAGGCAACAAAGAGATGATTCCGGCTGAACCGGTTGGTTCGATTCACATGCCGTCCCCATCCATTCTGCCTTTAGTTATGTCAGTCGGTCTGTTTATTGCAGGCTTTGGATTTATGTATAAGAATTACGTGGTTGCCGGTATCGGTATTGTCATCACATTCATTGCGATGTTCCTTCGCTCTGTATTCGATGACCACGGCTGGCACATTGAGCCTGAAGAGCTTGAAGACAAGGGGGTAAAGGCATGAGTACTCATCATACTGGCGTTCTGCCTGCACACCCAGAAACAGCAACCCTTGAAGGTAAGAATAAGGTTCTTGGCTTCTGGTTGTTCCTTGGAGCAGAGGTTGTATTGTTCGGATGTTTGTTCGCTACTTACATTGCGCTGCGCAATCAAGTACCTGACGGTCCGACTGCCGATGAAATTTTCAAATTAAAAACAGTGGGCTGGTCGACATTTATCTTGCTCACAAGTAGTTTAACAAGTGTGTTCGCGATTATCGCCATGCACAAGCAAAAGCTTGGTCAATTGCTGGGCTGGTTATTAGTAACTGTACTGTTTGGTTTGTCCTTCTTGGGAATGGAGATTTACGAGTTCATCGAATACGTGCACGAAGGTCATAAGTTCGTTTCCAGTGCATTCGGAACATCGTTCTATACACTAGTTGGATTCCACGGTGCTCACGTTGCATTTGGGGTATGCTGGATTACACTCTTGATTCTACAAGGCTTGAAAAAAGGTCTGACAGTAGTTACAGCACCTAAGTTCTATGTAGCGTCTCTGTACTGGCACTTTATCGACTTGGTTTGGGTATTTATCTTCACCGTAGTTTATCTGATGGGGAAGGTGGGTCATTAAGATGAGCAGCAACCATCATGAAGCATCCACGCCTAACAAGCGACATAAGCAAGAATCACCAGCTAATCACTACTTTTCGTACATTATCTCCATCGTACTTACGATGTTGGCTTTCGCGATCGTGTTGTACGGAGATCTGGATCGATCCTTCGTCTTAATCTTTATCGTTACTTTGGCCATCGTTCAAGCGTTGATCCAATTGTTCTTCTGGATGCATGCTAAGGAAAGAGGCCACATGTTCCCGTTAATTTTTCTTGGGGGCGGAGCATTCGTAGCATTAACTGGAGTCATCACAGCCGTTTACTGGATGTGGTGGTAAAATAAATGGGGAAGAGGCACCTTTGTATCCTACAAAGTGCCTCCTCTTT
This genomic window from Paenibacillus hexagrammi contains:
- a CDS encoding YhcN/YlaJ family sporulation lipoprotein, with protein sequence MLRKLGFPICGMLFSILLLSGCTENGREYGKSLENTNYSATSSKDTQMNRAYQTQQLYGPVSHNNKKLEYSQFLSNQVNSINGVNTAIVMTTDQYAYVALMMDNTATGTKGTVKETGNQGTTRGIYNLQAPDTDAIDSNSLNTGVNNYETAIHHDLLAHRFKQQIAEKIRTLQPTVLDVYISANRDFLNKMNNYAQESWKGNSLQPFVPEFNHLVEKTFGTEQSLPDR
- a CDS encoding cytochrome (ubi)quinol oxidase subunit III, which produces MSTHHTGVLPAHPETATLEGKNKVLGFWLFLGAEVVLFGCLFATYIALRNQVPDGPTADEIFKLKTVGWSTFILLTSSLTSVFAIIAMHKQKLGQLLGWLLVTVLFGLSFLGMEIYEFIEYVHEGHKFVSSAFGTSFYTLVGFHGAHVAFGVCWITLLILQGLKKGLTVVTAPKFYVASLYWHFIDLVWVFIFTVVYLMGKVGH
- a CDS encoding cytochrome C oxidase subunit IV family protein, with translation MSSNHHEASTPNKRHKQESPANHYFSYIISIVLTMLAFAIVLYGDLDRSFVLIFIVTLAIVQALIQLFFWMHAKERGHMFPLIFLGGGAFVALTGVITAVYWMWW
- the ctaD gene encoding cytochrome c oxidase subunit I, translating into MAHSHTAKRYSGLMDWLTTVDHKKIGILYLIAGGFFFLVGGLEAILIRIQLAYPDQHIFIGDTFNQLTTMHGTTMIFFAAMPVIFAFMNAIVPLQIGARDVAFPFVNALGFWLFFAGGVLMNTSWFLGGAPDAGWTGYAPLSTITSSDMARTLQDNIQGTDFYVLGLQIAGIGTLIGGINFLVTIINMRAPGMTYMRMPMFTWTAFITSGLIVLAFPAITVALVELMFDRVFGGAFFDAARGGNNVLWEHLFWIFGHPEVYILILPAFGIISEIVSTFSKKRLFGYSSMVFATVLIGFLGFMVWVHHMFTTGLGPVANSIFAIATMAIAVPTGVKIFNWLFTLWGGQIRFTTANVFATAFIPTFVMGGTTGVMLAIPAADFQYHDTYFVVAHFHYVIVGGLVLGLFSGLYYWWPKMFGRMLSEKLGKLHFWLFFIGFHLTFFPQHFLGLMGMPRRVFTYQPGHDLEVGNLVSTVGAFFMGLGTIVFIINIIATATKAKSAVADPWDGRTLEWAIPSPAPEYNFKQTPLIRAIDPLWKEKMAGNKEMIPAEPVGSIHMPSPSILPLVMSVGLFIAGFGFMYKNYVVAGIGIVITFIAMFLRSVFDDHGWHIEPEELEDKGVKA